One part of the Mustela erminea isolate mMusErm1 chromosome 11, mMusErm1.Pri, whole genome shotgun sequence genome encodes these proteins:
- the LOC116569690 gene encoding probable inactive serine protease 58 — protein MKPCLIFTLLSTAGVILATDSKDDDPNLPEDFTIPYMVYLQSRSEPCVGSLIHPEWVLTAAHCPLPIKIRLGVYQPSIKNKKEQIRNYSLIIPAPEFKARSLENDLMLIKLSKPAVLNSHVGTIAISMEPLTFNDSCFIPTWTWNEYKNLSDPDILTWINQPSHPFNYCKNMVGNRMAVHIMCVGKPLNIISKVKEVSAAPAICNGRLHGILCWDKGSVTLGSEAFFTEVHHYARWIMKTINIH, from the exons ATGAAGCCCTGTCTCATCTTCACTCTTCTAAGCACAGCTG GAGTTATTCTGGCCACAGATTCTAAAGATGATGACCCGAACTTACCAGAAGATTTTACTATTCCATACATGGTCTATCTGCAGTCCAGATCAGAACCCTGTGTGGGGTCTCTCATTCACCCTGAGTGGGTACTGACAGCTGCCCACTGCCCTTTACC CATTAAAATCCGACTGGGAGTTTATCAACCCAgcatcaaaaataagaaagagcagATACGGAATTACTCATTGATTATCCCTGCCCCTGAGTTCAAGGCACGATCTCTGGAGAATGACCTGATGCTGATAAAACTGTCCAAGCCTGCTGTACTCAACTCCCACGTGGGGACCATAGCCATATCTATGGAGCCCTTAACATTTAATGATTCCTGCTTTATCCCAACCTGGACTTGGAATGAATACAAAAACC TTAGTGACCCTGACATCCTGACGTGGATAAACCAGCCTTCTCATCCCTTCAATTACTGCAAGAATATGGTAGGAAATAGAATGGCAGTACACATCATGTGTGTGGGAAAACCTTTGAACATCATATCTAAAGTCaag GAAGTCTCAGCTGCTCCAGCCATCTGCAATGGGAGGCTGCATGGAATCTTGTGCTGGGACAAAGGAAGTGTCACCCTGGGAAGTGAAGCATTCTTCACAGAAGTCCATCACTATGCAAGATGGATCATGAAAACTATTAATATCCACTGA
- the LOC116569691 gene encoding probable inactive serine protease 58 — protein sequence MKSIFFWALLNLPVALAFDPNYRNNITPPYLVYLKSDYLPCVGVLIDPLWVITAAHCNLPKLQVVLGITNPSNDNEKDIQVVGHVKMIQHPYFSTTSIEHDLMLIKLGESVELNDYVKLVNLPEEPVHEGTMCMVSTWAYNRCDDSKEPNSLQNVNISIVYRNECLEAYKTYRIEDSMLCLGIIPGRRQPCKEVTAAPAVCNGVLQGILTFLDGCVLRADVGIYTRIFKYMSWIRNTMGNY from the exons ATGAAGTCTATCTTCTTCTGGGCTCTCTTGAACCTGCCTG ttgcTCTGGCTTTTGATCCAAATTACCGAAATAATATCACTCCCCCATACCTGGTCTACCTGAAATCTGATTACTTGCCCTGTGTTGGAGTTCTGATCGACCCCCTTTGGGTGATCACAGCCGCCCACTGCAACTTACC AAAGCTTCAGGTGGTGTTGGGGATTACAAATCCATCAAATGACAATGAAAAGGATATACAAGTAGTTGGCCATGTGAAGATGATCCAACATCCATACTTCTCAACCACTTCTATTGAGCATGACCTCATGTTAATCAAGCTGGGAGAAAGTGTTGAACTTAATGACTATGTGAAACTGGTCAACCTGCCTGAAGAACCTGTCCATGAAGGAACCATGTGCATGGTCTCCACATGGGCCTACAACCGATGTGATGACT ccaAGGAGCCCAACTCACTACAGAATGTGAACATCTCCATAGTCTACAGGAATGAGTGCCTTGAGGCCTATAAAACTTACAGGATCGAAGATAGTATGCTATGCCTGGGCATCATTCCAGGAAGGAGGCAGCCCTGCAAG GAAGTCACAGCTGCGCCAGCAGTCTGCAATGGGGTACTTCAAGGAATATTGACTTTTTTGGATGGATGTGTTTTGAGAGCTGATGTTGGCATCTATACCAGAATCTTTAAATACATGTCTTGGATTAGAAATACAATGGGAAACTACTGA